In Chitinophaga sp. HK235, a single window of DNA contains:
- the clpX gene encoding ATP-dependent Clp protease ATP-binding subunit ClpX, with protein MKESKIRCSFCSRSKDDVQILIAGAEGHICENCVANAQEIIDAELFTPGKKAASTATNVMPKVAKPMDMKKFLDEYVIGQDDAKKILAVAVYNHYKRLNQQIGDDEVEIEKSNIIMVGETGTGKTLLAKSIAKQLNVPFTIVDATVFTEAGYVGEDVESILSRLLQVCNYDVEAAERGIVYIDEIDKIARKNDNPSITRDVSGEGVQQGLLKLLEGAEVLVPPQGGRKHPEQKLIKLNTSNILFICGGAFDGIDRIISRRIQTHSIGFTVNKEKEEESRKQILRYVNSQDLKSFGLIPELLGRLPVVTYLNSLDRDTLKAILTEPKNALIKQYKKLFAIENIDLQVEGEAIEYIVDKAMEYKLGARGLRSICEVVLSDAMYELPSANETSFALTKEYAQNKLERSTLSKLKVA; from the coding sequence ATGAAAGAATCGAAAATTCGTTGTTCCTTCTGCAGCCGCTCCAAGGATGATGTGCAAATACTGATTGCGGGAGCGGAAGGACATATCTGTGAAAACTGCGTGGCCAATGCACAGGAAATCATTGACGCGGAGTTGTTCACTCCCGGCAAAAAAGCTGCCTCCACCGCAACCAACGTAATGCCCAAAGTAGCAAAGCCCATGGACATGAAAAAGTTCCTGGACGAATACGTTATCGGGCAGGACGATGCCAAAAAAATCCTGGCTGTAGCAGTATACAACCACTATAAAAGATTAAACCAGCAAATAGGAGATGATGAAGTGGAAATCGAAAAATCCAACATCATCATGGTAGGTGAAACCGGTACCGGTAAAACTCTGCTGGCCAAGTCCATCGCCAAACAGCTGAACGTTCCGTTCACCATCGTAGACGCTACCGTATTCACAGAAGCCGGCTACGTAGGTGAAGACGTGGAAAGTATCCTCAGCCGCCTCCTGCAGGTATGTAACTATGACGTAGAAGCCGCCGAACGCGGTATCGTATACATCGATGAAATCGATAAAATCGCCCGCAAAAACGATAACCCTTCCATCACCCGTGATGTAAGCGGCGAAGGCGTGCAACAAGGTCTGCTCAAACTCCTCGAAGGTGCTGAAGTATTAGTACCTCCACAGGGTGGCCGCAAACACCCCGAACAGAAACTGATCAAGCTGAACACCAGCAATATCCTGTTCATCTGCGGCGGTGCCTTCGATGGTATCGACCGTATCATCAGCAGAAGAATCCAGACCCACTCTATCGGCTTCACCGTTAACAAGGAAAAAGAAGAAGAGAGCAGGAAACAGATCCTCCGCTATGTCAACTCCCAGGACCTGAAATCATTCGGCCTTATCCCCGAATTACTGGGACGTCTGCCAGTGGTGACTTACCTCAACTCCCTCGACAGAGATACCCTCAAGGCTATCCTGACAGAGCCTAAGAACGCCCTGATCAAACAATACAAAAAACTGTTCGCAATCGAAAATATCGACCTTCAGGTTGAAGGCGAAGCGATCGAATATATTGTAGACAAAGCAATGGAATATAAGTTGGGCGCCCGTGGCCTGCGGTCCATCTGCGAAGTAGTGTTGAGCGATGCCATGTACGAACTGCCATCCGCCAACGAAACTTCCTTTGCACTGACCAAAGAATACGCGCAAAACAAATTGGAACGGTCAACGTTATCCAAGCTTAAAGTTGCGTAA
- a CDS encoding YtxH domain-containing protein translates to MQELIQQLQAKAGLTPEQAAQSIEVIKEYVKGKLPPFIAGTVDTWFANMSDKPGEKKDSLMDQANDFMDNVKDKAEDWKDKAEGWAEDAKDKITDFFKDKKQP, encoded by the coding sequence ATGCAGGAACTCATTCAGCAATTACAGGCCAAAGCCGGCCTTACTCCTGAACAGGCAGCCCAGTCCATCGAAGTGATCAAAGAATATGTGAAAGGCAAGCTCCCTCCCTTTATCGCCGGCACCGTAGACACCTGGTTCGCCAATATGTCCGATAAACCCGGAGAAAAGAAAGACAGCCTGATGGATCAAGCCAACGATTTCATGGATAATGTGAAAGACAAAGCTGAAGACTGGAAAGATAAAGCAGAAGGATGGGCAGAAGATGCTAAAGACAAAATCACAGACTTCTTCAAAGACAAAAAACAACCCTGA
- a CDS encoding acyl-CoA dehydrogenase family protein, giving the protein MNFEPTDMQQQIAQMIRDFGKTHIAPHVLEWDEKQEFPVDLFKQLGGLGLMGVLVPQEYGGSGMGYLEYVTVVSEIARFCGAIGLSVAAHNSLCTGHILQFGNEEQKKRYLPKLASAEWIGAWGLTEPNTGSDAMNMKCVAKKDGDHWVLNGTKCWITHGRSCDVAVVIARTGNVRDSHGMTAFVVEKGTPGFSGGKKENKLGMRASETAEMIFDNCRIPAANMLGAEGDGFIQSMKVLDGGRISIAALSLGIAMGARDAAVKYAQERHQFDKPIAAFQGISFKLADMATDIEAATLLTLQAADMKNRHVKMTKEAAMAKYYASEVAVRVANDAVQIFGGYGYTKDFPVEKYYRDAKLCTIGEGTSEIQKIVIAREVLR; this is encoded by the coding sequence ATGAATTTTGAGCCTACGGATATGCAGCAACAGATTGCCCAGATGATCCGGGATTTCGGAAAAACACATATTGCACCACACGTGTTGGAGTGGGATGAAAAACAGGAGTTTCCTGTAGACCTTTTCAAACAACTGGGTGGGCTGGGATTAATGGGGGTGCTGGTGCCACAGGAGTATGGAGGCAGTGGTATGGGGTACCTGGAATATGTAACAGTAGTCAGCGAGATAGCCCGTTTCTGTGGCGCTATCGGACTGAGTGTGGCAGCACATAACTCTTTATGTACCGGCCATATCCTGCAATTCGGCAACGAAGAGCAGAAAAAGCGCTATCTGCCAAAGCTGGCTTCTGCCGAATGGATTGGAGCGTGGGGCCTCACAGAGCCCAATACCGGTTCTGATGCTATGAACATGAAATGTGTAGCCAAAAAGGACGGCGACCACTGGGTACTGAACGGTACCAAATGCTGGATCACACATGGCAGAAGTTGTGATGTGGCCGTAGTGATTGCCCGTACCGGCAATGTGAGAGATAGTCATGGTATGACTGCCTTTGTGGTAGAGAAAGGTACACCGGGTTTCAGTGGTGGTAAAAAAGAGAATAAGCTGGGCATGCGGGCATCCGAAACAGCCGAAATGATATTTGATAATTGTCGCATACCGGCAGCCAATATGCTGGGGGCTGAAGGAGACGGTTTTATACAGTCCATGAAAGTGCTGGACGGAGGCCGTATTTCGATTGCCGCGCTTTCGCTGGGTATTGCCATGGGTGCGCGGGATGCTGCCGTAAAATACGCCCAGGAACGCCACCAATTTGATAAGCCTATCGCTGCCTTCCAGGGAATATCCTTTAAACTGGCAGACATGGCTACGGATATCGAGGCCGCCACTCTGCTGACCCTCCAGGCCGCTGATATGAAGAACAGGCATGTAAAAATGACCAAAGAAGCCGCTATGGCTAAATATTACGCCTCGGAAGTAGCGGTGAGGGTAGCCAACGATGCAGTGCAGATTTTCGGCGGATATGGCTATACCAAAGACTTCCCGGTAGAAAAATATTATCGAGATGCAAAATTATGCACTATCGGAGAGGGTACTTCAGAGATACAGAAGATCGTGATCGCGAGAGAGGTACTAAGATAA
- a CDS encoding helix-hairpin-helix domain-containing protein: MRKPFLKALFHFSRKERAGILLLLLLILFTSRLPHWWAHFHRTAVADTIGFYSALRALEALQADSAEVAAPYGHTSQPTLFYFDPNTLSAAGWQQLGVSACTAATIARYLEKGGRFRQAMDLQRIYGLPPVLCRQLQPYVRIVPEERPVKAPDSTLHFERRYNGYTYRKDSSAYHPKPSPRIIDINTADTTTWQSLPGIGPGFARRIVAFRDKLGGFYDIVQVGECYGLPDSTFKKIQPFLQNGNSSLKKLDLNLTDEKSLAAHPYIRYKLARLIVQYRSAHGGFRHVEELRQLPLVDEIIYRKIEHYIVITF, from the coding sequence ATGCGTAAGCCCTTTCTGAAAGCTTTATTTCATTTCTCCCGGAAGGAACGTGCCGGCATTTTGTTGTTGCTGCTGCTGATACTCTTTACCAGCCGGCTGCCGCATTGGTGGGCGCATTTTCATCGTACAGCCGTTGCCGATACTATTGGTTTTTATAGCGCCCTGCGGGCGCTGGAGGCCCTGCAGGCAGACAGTGCGGAAGTAGCAGCCCCGTATGGCCATACATCACAGCCCACGCTTTTTTATTTTGATCCCAATACCTTGTCTGCAGCCGGATGGCAGCAACTGGGTGTCAGTGCCTGTACTGCGGCCACCATTGCCCGTTATCTGGAGAAAGGAGGGCGGTTCCGGCAGGCAATGGATCTGCAACGGATATACGGACTGCCGCCTGTGTTGTGCCGGCAACTGCAACCCTATGTCCGCATTGTTCCGGAGGAGAGGCCCGTGAAAGCACCGGACAGCACACTGCATTTTGAGCGCAGGTATAATGGTTATACTTACAGAAAAGATAGCAGTGCTTACCATCCCAAGCCATCACCCCGCATCATTGATATTAATACCGCTGATACCACCACCTGGCAGTCGTTGCCGGGTATAGGACCGGGGTTTGCCAGGCGTATCGTGGCTTTCCGGGATAAGCTGGGTGGGTTTTATGATATCGTACAGGTCGGTGAATGTTATGGGCTACCGGATAGTACCTTTAAAAAAATTCAACCTTTTTTGCAGAACGGTAATAGTTCTCTAAAAAAATTAGACCTCAACCTCACAGATGAAAAATCTTTGGCTGCACATCCATATATACGTTATAAACTGGCCCGTTTGATAGTACAGTATCGCAGTGCCCACGGGGGGTTCCGGCATGTTGAAGAGCTCCGGCAACTGCCGTTGGTGGATGAGATTATTTATCGTAAAATTGAACATTACATTGTAATCACTTTTTAA